The Alosa alosa isolate M-15738 ecotype Scorff River chromosome 8, AALO_Geno_1.1, whole genome shotgun sequence genome contains the following window.
agatagagagaaaaagagaacgagagagagagagagacgatgaCTTTAATCTGTCTCTGAAACCGTGCTGTCATCGGTCTGTCACGGTTTTGCGTGTGCAGCGGCCGTTGGACATCCCAGCTGATTTGGCTGAAACACCACTCACCACTCCATTTATTACCGATTAATCTGGTGCAGTTTGGCATATTCGGAGAATAAAGAAACCGAGAAATGCTAGTGCTCCTGGTTAGCTCTCCAACAACCTGTCTGCGCGTGACGCGAGGGAGGGGGGTCTACTTAAAGCAGGATTAGCGCAAGCCAAACATTATACTGAAGTCCCCGTCCGTCCATTCAGGCTCTGCGCGACCTATCGTCCTGCTCGGCAGATCGAAAATAGGAGGGCTTTATACTAATCAGCACTTCAGTCTTGCGCGAGCAAAAGTGCTGGGTCGTCGTGCAAGCCTCTGTTAGAAGCGCAAGAGGCAAGGGGGCAGCATACGCGCGTGATCAATGCATTCGCCAAATACAATAAGAGCGTGCGGAGAAGAGGACAGGGAACGAGAGTAGatatacattttctttttagcaAAGAGTTTTAACACATCATCCGAATGACAATGGGGGAATGGACGATACTAGAGCGGCTGTTAGAGGCTGCTGTCCAGCAGCACTCTACTATGATCGGAAGGTAAGAGAAAAACTGGAAAGACAGTTGAAACACCTGGGCAAGCCTAGTACATAGTAATCACAGCAAACTAGTTGCTACACCTTCAATTGCAGAGCTTTACCTTGTAGCGCCTCGAAGTAAAACATATAACATTACCTCCAGTCTGTACGATACGACGTTTGGAGATAGCGTGTTTTTctatgaagtagcctatattgatATATGACATGTATCTAAAGCATTTTTCAATCATTTTAGAGTTCGTTGTAAACATTTATAAAGCATGTTGCTCACGATTCAGGTTAGAGCTGTACTTCTGAGCGCTCCCAAGGTGAGGGTCTTTTCAGCACTGGACAGCTCCACGGATTTATGGCTGGCGTAAAGCATTAGTTCGATTATTTTCAGCAAAGTGTTTATGTCTTTCATCTGTTTCATAATGTCACTCTGCATTCATATTATGACCTGACTGAAAATCTTTGTTTGTTCACTTTTTTAGGATCCTACTAACAGTGGTAGTGATCTTCCGGATTCTAATAGTTGCTATAGTGGGAGAGACGGTGTACGACGACGAGCAGTCCATGTTCGTGTGTAACACGCTACAGCCAGGCTGCAATCAGGCTTGCTACGACAAAGCATTCCCAATATCCCACATCAGATACTGGGTATTCCAGATCATCATGGTGTGCACCCCCAGTCTCTGTTTTATCACCTACTCCGTGCACCAGTCGGCAAAGCAGAAGGAGCGGAGGTTCTCCACTGTTTACCTTTCTCTGGACAAGGACCAGGATTCTATGAAAAGAGACGACAGTAAAAAGATCAAGAACACAATTGTGAACGGAGTATTACAGAACACGGAGAACTCAACAAAAGAATCCGAGACGGATTGTCTTGAAGTGAAGGAGATGCCTAGTTCAGTCATGAGAACTACCAAGTCCAAAATGAGACGTCAAGAAGGCATCTCAAGATTCTACATCATCCAGGTCGTTTTTCGAAACGCGCTAGAGATAGGGTTTTTAGTGGGTCAATACTTCCTCTACGGATTCAATGTCCCTGCCGTGTATGAATGTGATCGATACCCCTGCATCAAAGATGTTGAGTGCTACGTTTCAAGACCAACGGAGAAGACCGTGTTTCTGGTCTTCATGTTCGCCGTCAGTGGGATATGTGTGGTCCTGAACCTCGCAGAACTCAACCACCTTGGCTGGAGGAAAATCAAAACAGCTGTGAGGGGTGTACAGGCTAGGAGAAAGTCAATTTACGAGATCAGAAACAAAGACTTGCCGCGAATGAGCATGCCCAATTTCGGTCGCACTCAGTCGAGTGACTCCGCCTATGTGTAGCGCCTATCAGGCTGCTGGGGGTCAACATGGTGGATAACAGCTGTATTGAGACAAAACAGAAATAATGATGTGTTGGATAGTTCATCTCACCAATTTCCTCTGAAGTAGGTGGGGTAGATCAATTTAATTTGTCTTGTAcagacaatttaaaaaacaaacgGACCAAACGTTTGTTTGTCATATTTATGAAAAAAAGGCACTGAACGTGGGGGTAAATACATATTGCACTAAATATGACGAGCCAAACGTACCTGATTAATGAGATGAAGGTGTTCTTACAGTGAACTTACCACCGGTTTTGACATCATCCAGACGACAAACCTCTCACACCATATATATGTTTTCTTGGTATTTATTAACGAATTTCCATTTGGCATCAAACTTACAGTAGCTTctatatacagtagcctattttcATTCTCTATGTTTTTGGTTGCCTGCGCTCACACCATCGACCTTAACATAAACTGTCACTCCATTGCTTTAAAGCCGAGTAGCAGAACGATAGCTTGGAGACTACTGCACACGCT
Protein-coding sequences here:
- the gjd2b gene encoding gap junction protein delta 2b, whose protein sequence is MTMGEWTILERLLEAAVQQHSTMIGRILLTVVVIFRILIVAIVGETVYDDEQSMFVCNTLQPGCNQACYDKAFPISHIRYWVFQIIMVCTPSLCFITYSVHQSAKQKERRFSTVYLSLDKDQDSMKRDDSKKIKNTIVNGVLQNTENSTKESETDCLEVKEMPSSVMRTTKSKMRRQEGISRFYIIQVVFRNALEIGFLVGQYFLYGFNVPAVYECDRYPCIKDVECYVSRPTEKTVFLVFMFAVSGICVVLNLAELNHLGWRKIKTAVRGVQARRKSIYEIRNKDLPRMSMPNFGRTQSSDSAYV